The DNA region GAGCTGCTCCTTCACGGTGGTCTTTAGATCTCCAACCAGCTCGCGGTTCAGCTGGTTCGCTGAGGTTACTTTGCTGGCGACTTGATCCGCACTTTCTGCGAGTTTATGACTTGCCGTCCTTAGCTCTTCGATGGACTCGCTTTGCTTCTTCGTGACATCTGCCAGAGTTGCTTTGGTGTCATTTTCGAACTTTTCAGCGACCTTGGAGACTTTCGCTCCGACTTGATTGAAGACCTCAGAAGCGGCGATCTCGGTGGCGTTCTCAATTCGGCTTGGGATGTCGCTAAGAGCCGACTCGATATCACGCAACGTGGTCTCGAAGTTGTCGATACTCTTCGCTACGCGCTTGTTCGATTTTGTCGCTTCGGAACTGATACCGGACACACTCTTAGCGAGAGTATCGAGAGTATCGTTGAAGCCTGTTATCGCGTTGTGGAGTGGGGACTTCTCTCCAAAGGTGTCAGTGAGTGAATTATTGAGTGAAGAGCTGCTATCGCTCAATGAGCGGGCTGCAGTATGCGCTTGCCCAACCCCATCACGCAGTAGTGCCATTGCTGGTGCAATTGTGCCCAACAGATCTCTCAGCCCCTTTATGACTTCCTCAAATTTTCGCTCACGCTCTCCGACCTCGTCGGTTAGCTCTTTTACTTGGTCTGTAACTCCCGAGAGTTGGAGATGAAGTGGTTCGACGCGGAAGCGAGTGAGGAGGGTTCCTTGGGTGAAACGGTCGAGATCGATGATGAAACTATGCAGTGCTATCGAGTAGAATCCCCGGCAGAGCAATACAAGTAGTGTGAAGCCGAGTGCGACGAGACTCGGTGTAAATGCTCCACCCAAACTCTGAATCATTTCTGAGACCAAATTCGCACTGTCTGCGACTCCCTGCAGTTCTCCGTTTGCAGTGGTTTTGATGCGGAACGCTGCGAGGATTGGCTTGATTGCCAACAATGTGCCCACGATTCCAAGCACCAGCAGTGACGTTGCGATTCCTGAAGCGATCCGAAGAGATTTACGGGCTCGTTCTCTCTTAACCGAGGCTGAATGGAACTCCGACAATGAAGTGGGGCGACCGATGTACCATGAAGTCCAGGCGGTTCTCGCCGCGTCGCTCACATGAGACTGTTGATTTATTTCTCGTTCTTTGAGCCAGCGCTCAAACGCTTCGTCGTTTTCGGCAAATGCGCCTTTCCAGTTGCTATCGAGAACGAGAGCTCTTTTGGCTTTACGTAAGGCATCGCGTTCGACAGCGATAGCTCGCCAGGCGATTAATGCAGCCACCATGCCAATGACTCCGACCGCACCGACGATGATCGCACTGAGAGTTGGTGGAATGTTT from Sulfuriroseicoccus oceanibius includes:
- a CDS encoding coiled-coil domain-containing protein 22; amino-acid sequence: MITLSYINIPPTLSAIIVGAVGVIGMVAALIAWRAIAVERDALRKAKRALVLDSNWKGAFAENDEAFERWLKEREINQQSHVSDAARTAWTSWYIGRPTSLSEFHSASVKRERARKSLRIASGIATSLLVLGIVGTLLAIKPILAAFRIKTTANGELQGVADSANLVSEMIQSLGGAFTPSLVALGFTLLVLLCRGFYSIALHSFIIDLDRFTQGTLLTRFRVEPLHLQLSGVTDQVKELTDEVGERERKFEEVIKGLRDLLGTIAPAMALLRDGVGQAHTAARSLSDSSSSLNNSLTDTFGEKSPLHNAITGFNDTLDTLAKSVSGISSEATKSNKRVAKSIDNFETTLRDIESALSDIPSRIENATEIAASEVFNQVGAKVSKVAEKFENDTKATLADVTKKQSESIEELRTASHKLAESADQVASKVTSANQLNRELVGDLKTTVKEQLNDVHTKLDANATTMQTVVAEAKESRATLEGTAARLADENEQLSEKISEGVKSIERSAEEIKSRVSRRMRLFGSN